From a region of the Castanea sativa cultivar Marrone di Chiusa Pesio chromosome 10, ASM4071231v1 genome:
- the LOC142612554 gene encoding sugar transport protein 5 encodes MAPVGGFAVIGAGSDFKGKITVSVLITCIVAASSGLIFGYDIGISGGVTTMVPFLQKFFPSILRKAAEAKTNMYCVYDSQVLTSFTSSLYIAGLAASLVASRLAATLGRKNTMVLGGCTFLVGAAINGGAANIAMLILGRILLGFGVGFTNQATPVYLSEVAPPRWRGAFNTGFQFFIGIGVVAANCINYGTAKHSWGWRLSLGLAIVPAAIMTIGALLISDTPSSLVERGKLAQAKKSLAKVRGKGTDVEPELADLIKSCEIAKAANQEPFVTIFERQYRPHLVMAVAIPFFQQVTGINIIAFYAPVLFQSVGFGSDSALIASIILGVVNLGSILVSTFVVDRYGRRFLFILGGIQMFVCQVAVACVLEATTGVSGTKHISKSYAILVLVLMCIYAAGFGWSWGPLSWLIPSEIFPMKIRPTGQSISVAVNLATTFVLSQTFLTMLCHFKFGTFLFYAGWIAVMTIFVTFFLPETKGIPLDSMYTVWEQHWYWCRFVQKQPSQNLYDGN; translated from the exons ATGGCGCCTGTGGGAGGTTTCGCCGTTATCGGAGCTGGCAGCGATTTCAAAGGCAAGATCACTGTGTCAGTGTTAATCACCTGCATCGTTGCTGCCTCCAGTGGCCTCATATTTGGATATGACATCGGTATTTCGG GGGGTGTAACAACAATGGTACCATTTCTTCAAAAATTCTTCCCTTCAATACTGAGAAAAGCAGCAGAGGCCAAAACAAATATGTATTGCGTGTATGATAGCCAGGTTTTAACATCATTCACATCTTCGCTATACATAGCAGGGTTAGCAGCATCACTTGTAGCTAGCCGGCTCGCAGCAACATTGGGCCGCAAAAATACCATGGTGCTAGGTGGCTGCACCTTCCTTGTAGGTGCTGCCATCAATGGTGGGGCAGCCAATATTGCTATGCTCATCTTGGGTCGTATCTTGCTCGGATTTGGGGTTGGTTTCACTAACCAG GCAACTCCTGTGTACCTCTCAGAGGTGGCACCACCTAGATGGCGAGGTGCATTCAATACAGGTTTCCAATTCTTCATAGGAATTGGGGTGGTTGCAGCCAATTGCATAAACTATGGCACTGCTAAGCACAGTTGGGGTTGGCGCCTCTCCCTTGGCCTTGCGATTGTACCCGCTGCTATAATGACAATAGGTGCACTTCTCATATCTGACACACCTAGCAGCCTAGTGGAACGTGGCAAGCTTGCACAAGCTAAGAAATCGCTTGCTAAAGTCCGAGGCAAAGGCACTGATGTGGAACCTGAACTGGCTGATCTTATTAAGTCATGTGAGATTGCTAAAGCTGCTAATCAAGAACCATTCGTGACCATATTTGAGAGACAATACCGGCCTCACCTTGTGATGGCAGTTGCAATACCATTTTTTCAGCAAGTCACTGGGATtaatataattgcattctaTGCACCAGTTCTTTTCCAATCGGTTGGTTTTGGTAGTGACTCGGCCTTAATAGCATCCATTATACTAGGGGTGGTCAACTTGGGATCAATCCTTGTGTCTACATTCGTGGTTGATCGGTATGGTCGAAGATTTCTTTTCATTCTGGGTGGGATTCAAATGTTCGTCTGCCAG GTCGCGGTGGCTTGTGTTCTAGAAGCTACAACAGGTGTTTCTGGCACCAAGCACATTTCAAAGAGCTACGCTATATTAGTACTCGTGCTAATGTGCATCTATGCAGCTGGATTTGGTTGGTCATGGGGTCCTCTAAGCTGGCTCATTCCAAGTGAAATATTTCCTATGAAAATACGGCCCACAGGTCAAAGCATAAGTGTTGCTGTCAATTTGGCAACCACTTTTGTGTTATCCCAAACATTTTTAACCATGCTATGCCACTTCAAATTTGGTACTTTCCTGTTCTATGCCGGTTGGATTGCAGTTATGACcatttttgttacatttttcTTGCCGGAGACAAAAGGAATCCCTTTGGATTCAATGTATACAGTGTGGGAGCAGCATTGGTATTGGTGTCGGTTTGTCCAAAAGCAGCCTAGCCAAAATTTATATGATGGGAATTGA
- the LOC142612419 gene encoding uncharacterized protein LOC142612419 yields MASDSTTNTQSQTGNSAPSSSAVMADESTNNPFFLPANENPSLILTSQPLTGLENYMSWARLVFLALSSRNKFGFMTGSIPEPDPSSPLFNSWSRCNTTLLLWLKNSLSIELKPSIICINTAKDHWIDLKDRLSQGNSLRLFEL; encoded by the coding sequence ATGGCCTCTGATTCTACAACCAACACTCAATCACAGACTGGAAATTCAGCACCTTCTTCTAGTGCTGTAATGGCAGATGAATCTACTAATAATCCATTTTTCCTTCCAGCGAATGAGAATCCAAGTCTTATTCTCACTTCACAACCTCTGACTGGACTAGAAAACTATATGAGTTGGGCACGATTAGTGTTCTTGGCTCTGAGTTCTAGGAACAAGTTTGGCTTCATGACTGGATCAATTCCTGAGCCAGATCCATCTTCCCCATTGTTCAATTCATGGAGTAGATGCAACACCACATTGCTTTTGTGGTTGAAAAATTCTCTTAGTATAGAGCTCAAACCAAGTATTATCTGCATCAACACTGCTAAGGATCATTGGATTGATCTCAAGGATAGGCTTTCTCAAGGCAACAGTCTAAGGCTTTTTGAGctttaa